In Rhodamnia argentea isolate NSW1041297 chromosome 4, ASM2092103v1, whole genome shotgun sequence, the following proteins share a genomic window:
- the LOC115731211 gene encoding uncharacterized protein LOC115731211, whose protein sequence is MVDCDGRTALHNAVRCGRIRMVEALVKSNPKLTQLADNNGRVPLAMSAREAPIHKEIAWFLAKNTTDDGLIHPSSGDSGTSPFSGRSATNVTLCLSYAGHHDITLYLVERYPDLITHESVSLSILHALSLMPSHFLSGTRLSVLETLIYKCIPVELNYKPREKNSDPALRRLARSLWNAAKTAVPIIKRVHGVKLRHVAAVELATQFCRAISHLNTTEIIDFFPEGGPLAQATTMGISELVKLFIQSFPELIWVSPYGRRLERYALVFRQERTLRLFLKVSSTHEWSLVPAPSQEESQDMMLEAAQYNPNLDTLTKVSGAAFQLQRELQWFTAVESWIALDIRYDKHDGKTCWEIFVEKHKGLLENGEKWVKDTANSCMLVSTLIATVLFAAAFTVPGGSDDKSGAPLLLGQDSLLVFAIFDALGLFSSVTAILLFLAILTSRYEAQDFPHSLPRKIILGLCFLFLSLAFMLVAFAATLTIVLDKRLEWVFIPITLLTSVPVALFVVLQIPLLYQMIKSTCGPSIFRPESIWEGGIILDETM, encoded by the exons ATGGTTGATTGTGATGGCCGCACAGCCCTCCACAATGCTGTCCGGTGTGGAAGGATAAGGATGGTCGAGGCATTAGTTAAAAGTAATCCCAAATTGACGCAACTTGCAGATAATAATGGACGTGTTCCATTGGCAATGTCTGCTAGGGAAGCTCctatacataaggagattgccTGGTTCCTGGCAAAAAATACGACAGACGATGGGCTAATTCATCCCTCCAGCGGTGACTCTGGGACTAGTCCCTTCAGCGGTCGCTCTGCGACTAACGTCACTCTATGTCTCAGCTACGCTGGTCATCATG ATATCACCCTGTATCTGGTCGAACGGTACCCTGACTTAATTACTCATGAAAGCGTATCCTTGTCTATACTGCATGCCTTGTCGTTGATGCCATCTCACTTTCTCAGCGGAACCAGGCTCAGTGTTTTGGAAACGTTGATATACAAAT GTATTCCGGTGGAGTTGAACTACaaaccaagagaaaaaaattcggATCCAG CACTTCGTCGTCTTGCAAGATCACTTTGGAATGCCGCCAAAACTGCAG TTCCTATAATCAAGAGAGTTCACGGAGTGAAGTTGAGACACGTGGCGGCAGTCGAGTTGGCAACACAATTTTGCAGGGCGATCTCTCATCTGAATACTACCGAGATCATCGATTTTTTCCCAGAGGGGGGCCCATTGGCTCAAGCTACAACCATGGGAATTAGTGAACTCGTGAAGCTCTTTATTCAGTCTTTCCCGGAGCTTATTTGGGTTTCGCCTTATGGAAGGAGGTTGGAGAGATATGCGTTGGTCTTTCGCCAAGAAAGGACTCTGAGGCTCTTTTTGAAGGTTAGCTCAACCCATGAGTGGTCATTGGTTCCGGCGCCTAGCCAGGAAGAATCGCAGGATATGATGCTCGAAGCAGCACAGTACAATCCTAACTTGGATACATTAACCAAGGTCAGCGGAGCAGCATTCCAACTGCAAAGGGAACTCCAATGGTTTACG GCTGTGGAAAGCTGGATTGCTCTTGATATAAGATATGACAAACATGATGGCAAAACATGTTGGGAAATATTCGTGGAGAAGCACAAAGGGTTGCTTGAGAATGGAGAGAAGTGGGTGAAGGACACTGCAAATTCATGTATGCTTGTCTCAACTTTAATTGCCACAGTACTGTTCGCTGCTGCTTTCACTGTTCCTGGAGGCAGTGACGACAAAAGCGGAGCCCCCTTGTTGTTAGGACAGGACTCTCTTctagtttttgcaattttcgatGCGTTGGGTTTGTTCTCCTCTGTGACGGCCATCTTGCTATTCCTAGCCATCTTAACGTCACGTTATGAGGCGCAAGATTTTCCTCACTCATTGCCTAGGAAGATTATATTGGGtctttgttttctcttcctctccttggcTTTCATGCTGGTAGCCTTCGCCGCAACTCTCACTATCGTGCTTGATAAGAGACTGGAGTGGGTTTTCATTCCTATTACTTTGCTGACCTCTGTCCCCGTGGCTTTATTCGTTGTGCTGCAGATTCCCCTGCTATACCAAATGATTAAATCCACTTGTGGACCAAGCATCTTTCGTCCCGAGAGCATTTGGGAGGGAGGCATAATATTGGATGAGACCATGTGA